ACGGAGGCTATAGTGATGAATTTACTGGCTTGCGTTTATTAACGATCGGAAGACTTGCTAGACAAAAAGGGTACGATATGGCGTTAGAGGCTTGTAAGAAACTAAAAGAGAACGGTATTCATTTTAAATGGTATGTGTTAGGTAAAGGCCCTTTACAAGAAGAAATTGAAGCGGCAATAAAAGAATACAAACTAGAGGAGCATTTTATACTCCTCGGTGTAAAAGCGAACCCATATCCGTACATTAAACAAGCTGACCTGTACGTTCAAACGTCACGTTTTGAAGGGTTTGGCATCGCCTTAGCCGAGGCACGTATGCTCAATACGCCAGTTGTCACCACACGGTTTGATGCTGTATTTACACAGATGGTTGATGGCAAGAATGGCTTAGTTGTGGATATGGATAGTGATGCTATATTTAAGGGCATTATGACACTTATTCAAGACGAACAATTAACGGAAGCGATTAAAGAGTACCAAAGTCAAGAAAAAAAAGGAAATATAGAAGAGATCGAAAAAGTATACGCCCTTATTCATGCCTAGTTTTATCATGTCACCTTAGTAACTAAATTTATGTTTTTAATGAAAGTGAGCGTCTGATAATGAAGAAGAAAATACTTTTTATGCTCATTAATATGAACATAGGAGGGACAGAGAAGTCATTGCTAAACCTTTTAGAAGTACTTCCGCGAAAGGACTTTGAGATAACCGTTCTTCTTTTAGAAGAAAAGGGAGGCTTCATTGATGATTTACCGAACGATATTAATAAAATTATACTAGAAGGGTTTGAAGATATAAAACCAATTATAAATCAGTCACCTAAAGAAAGACTTCTTTTTCTCTTAAAGGAAAAAGCGTATTTCAAAGCATTTTCATTTATTTTCAGACACTTATATGTTAAATTATCAGGCAATAAAAATGTATTTTTTAATGCCTTGTTGAAAAATCAACGAGAAGACCCAACTTACTATGATTATGCCGTCGCATATGCGGGCCCAATGGAACTTATTTCTTATTATATTGCTCATAAAGTGAAGGCAGCTCATAAACTACAATGGATTCATTTTGATGTTGAGAAAATAGGGTTTGACACACGATTTGCTGGAGAGCTCTATCAACATTATTCGAAGCTATGTATTGTATCAGAGGAAGCAAAAGCAAAATTAAGTGACAAATTGCCTCAATTACAAGAGCGAATGACTGTCCAACGAAATGTTATTTCGAAAAAAACGTTGCATCGATTAGCCGCAAATGGTGAGACAATGCTAGAAAGTGAAAGTGGTGTGACAACGATCGTGACTGTCGGCAGACTCATGACTGAAAAAGGGCAAGACTTAGCAGTAAAAGCGATGAAGACATTAAAGGAAGATGGATTTGAAATTAAATGGTATTGCTTAGGGGACGGCAATTGGCGCCCTCCTCTGGAAAAGTTAATAGCTGACTATGGATTAGAAAAAGAGTTTATATTACTTGGCAATATTAAAAACCCTTTCCCGTTTATTAAACGAGCAGACATCTATGTCCAGCCTTCCAGACATGAAGGATATTGCATGACACTTGCTGAGGCGAGATATTTAGAACGCCCCATTGTTACG
The DNA window shown above is from Salipaludibacillus agaradhaerens and carries:
- a CDS encoding glycosyltransferase, producing the protein MKKKILFMLINMNIGGTEKSLLNLLEVLPRKDFEITVLLLEEKGGFIDDLPNDINKIILEGFEDIKPIINQSPKERLLFLLKEKAYFKAFSFIFRHLYVKLSGNKNVFFNALLKNQREDPTYYDYAVAYAGPMELISYYIAHKVKAAHKLQWIHFDVEKIGFDTRFAGELYQHYSKLCIVSEEAKAKLSDKLPQLQERMTVQRNVISKKTLHRLAANGETMLESESGVTTIVTVGRLMTEKGQDLAVKAMKTLKEDGFEIKWYCLGDGNWRPPLEKLIADYGLEKEFILLGNIKNPFPFIKRADIYVQPSRHEGYCMTLAEARYLERPIVTTDFTGAREQIIDGKTGLIVPVDHKALYKGIKRLIVDPQLRDAFVLNLKKEQPDHSQVDGLFYSKKSRIGPEGEDLVEADAL